The sequence ATCGAGTTACTTCCAAACCACCACACATAACATGGATTCCTCTGAGATACACTGCGCACAGCATGGACTCCTTTTAGTCCCAGTACACATAACTCGATTTCTTAATAATCGGGTTATGTGTATGACCAACCCACTATTTAGTGCTCAAACGTACGAAGCAGCAACTGTTCAACTTCTTCTCAGCGAAAGTTTGGAGAACCAGAACAATGGCTTCTGAATGGCGGAGAGACAACGACGATGGTCCTGCTGATCGGTCCCCACACTTTTTCAAGATTATTCTGCCGAATGCTGTTCAGGAAGGAAAGCTTGTAAGTATGCTCAAATTTATAAACTAGATTCCTCTGAAAATCATATGCTAATATACACTTCGTacacttcatcttctttatttGTGATTCTTGAAAAAATGTACATTTGTTACATGTAGTCAGAAAAACTTTCATTTTGCAATACGTAGGTTACACTTTAAGAAGAACACAGTCACATAACAGAGCACTTTTGCATCGAACACttttatatgaacaaaaaatgaaacagGGATAAGCGCATGGTAGAGattgaggaaaaataaatacaaagcaAGAGCAGATggcatttttttgaaaatgtgataGGGCTTATAGGGTCACCACAGATTTATAACTCAATTTAAACTGTGAAACTGTGTCCTGGGATCAAACTAGGATACAGAAATCATTCActctttttatcatttgttttttagaGTTCACAAACTTATGAAGTGGCTAAGTGGTAAAAATTACTACGTCTAAATCCAAATCCTGCCCATAAACAAAAGTGGGTCATCTTCAATGTTTCCCCAAcaccccaaaaccaaatcacagaaacattatcaaaatacaacatttccccaaaattttttacatttcaacAACAACAGAGAAATGTAAAATGTTGACAGCTGTTGATGGTTATTTTGGTTATAAGATTAGGTTGTataatttggtttcaaaatTCATAAGATTTGTTACTGTTATAACTATTAAATATAACGTCAATGTTGCaggattacattttattttgtttgattttcttttcttttttgtgtgggggtggggggctGTAACTAAGAAGTATTCTGCCATcattcaaacttttattttctagcATTGTGTATAAGGATTGATTGCATGTGTTTATTTCCCTAGACTGTATTTATGTTATGAAGATTCTTTTTACAGCGGATTCCAGATAAGTTCGTGCAGAAATTTGGAGTGGACATGTCAGATATGGCCTTTCTCACTATTCCAAATGGTAGAAAATGGAAAGTCAAGTTGACACAACATGCTGGGGGGGTTTGGTTTCAAAATGGTTGGTCCGAATTTGCAAGCTCTCATGGTGTAGCCGTGGGGCACTTGCTGGTTTtcaaatatgaaggaaattcacAGTTTGATGTACTCATATTTGATGCCACTGCAACAGAAATAGACTATTCTTTAGACGACGAACTCCAAGTTCATAGGATCGAAGATGATGAGAGTGATGACAGCTCTGTTGAAATCATCAAACACTTTTATAGGGGAGAGGGTTCAAGTTTGAATGTTACATTTTTGTAAGCAACTGGTTGATTTGTTTAGCTTCTGCTCTATTAATTTTATGTGCATGACTTCgtattttcaacttctttcagGATCAGCCCATCCTAAGAAAGACGGTGGTATAGCTAAAAATCTTGTTATAGCCAATGCTTTTAAATCAGAAAATCCCCTTTTCActaaaatgtaatatttttgtaatttagaaaTGCAACTCCCATTAACTATCATTTTTCATAGATCAATTAGAAAGATTGTCACACTAGATACTTGTGCCTAGACATTTTGTTGGTaatgattttttcttatttgtgtttttaggtGAAAAGATGTAGATCAATTAGATACTTGTTGCTGgaatatatttgttaaatatctATTATTGTTCCTTATACAGAGTTTACCCCAAGACATTATCAACTACTTACCAAGAGACAGGTTTACCAAGGACTACACCAAAGCAAGTATACTCCCTGTCAAGCTCCAGATTGTGGACCGATTATGGCCTGTGAAGCTATACATTTATGAACGAAGTGGGGGTTCATCATATGTCGTATCAGCTGGTTGGTTTGCATTTGTGAGGGAAAATAGTTTGCAAGTAGGAGATGTTTGCGTATTTGAGCTGATTATGAGGGACGGTGTTGTGTTAAACGTCCACATTTTCAAGTGCCAAGACTAAGTGGTTAGGGTGGATGCAAAGTGATGATAATATTATGTGATGTTTAGAGTGTGTTTACTTTGCAACTTTACTATTCATCCCTATTTTGTTCATCCCAGTTTGCAACTTTATTGATTGGGTACTTTTGTGATGTTTAGAGTTTCActcttggaaaatttttaattactatgaTGAACTTTCATCtgtattttaaaatgaatgtgatgttgtatttttttctgcgcttttttgtttgtattttaggGGGGTCAACATTGTTATTGCTATAGGATTTTGTTCTTTTCAGATGACATTGTTGTATGTTTTGTATATATTGTAACACTTTAATACAATAACACCATGTGCAATAATTTTTAGtcattatttttgatgtttgcaaatttagatgtttaaaaaataagtgagaagTTAATCCATCAATTGTGTCAATCAATATAATGTGGCAAATTGAAAAGCTTGAtagctaaattttcaaaatttcacttgGTAGCAAGTTTTCAAATGTTATAGATGAAGTTGGAACTTCTTGTAAACTGCAAGGACTAAAATAGGTACCGTTTTATTCAATGAACTTGATGAATCGTTgctcaaagaaaaatatcattgttTCCTGAAAAATCTTTGTATCTTACAAATGAATAACACAAAATACTGGTGAAATATGTACCAATACGCTATTTGCAGCCAAATTTTCCACGGCTCCTTTGCCAGCTATAAAACCACGACCAAGAGGACTGTATGGAACTATTCCAATGCCAAGTTCCCTGCATgtacaaaaacattaaaattcgAGAGAGCATACTCATGCTTCTGGATAcgataattaaattatattgaaatcaaatctacacaaaatggatgatattttttttgttgttgcagtAGTCCTTCAAAAGAACAGTAGTGTTGCAAACGCAAGGATGAATAtaaggggaaaataaaaaaggagagagatttAGGATACACGGAAACATTGAAGACACCAAGATATCCCTTATAGAAAAACATCATCTTTGAACTAAACAAACCTGCAAACAACATCTGTCAGACTCCTATCATAACTGCTGCCATTAACTGCTTATGAAAGTGGGTCATCCACACGGCAGAAATGCAAGTAATTCTATCATTGTCATAAGGAATCATGAGTCTGGATTATTTCTAAATCCATTTTCTCAAGAAATTTTCATGAAAACTGTGAAACttacattttattgaaaatcatatcactaaaaaagaagtaaataaaaaatattaaataaaaaggctCCGCATGATTTTTGGAACAACTTAGAAGACTACTTGTAGCAGTCCCAAAATGGCAGAATGATGACACTAGAATTTAGGGCAGCCCTACAAATTTCTTATTGAAGGCAGGTAATGCTTACATCACATCACAAAAATAATCATGAACGGCAATTCTTTATGTTAGCTTCAGCCCCATAACATTACATTATATTGTACAAGGAAATTGAGGATCAGACACATGAATTGAGGTATCATAATTAACAAGCCCAGTCAACTTGTTATTGTCAATACCACACTAAATTAATGTTGAGAAATGATTACACCTAACAGGAAGATTAAGGGAGAAGAGGTCTATGGGTGAGACCAGTGAAAATAACTCAAGTTCTACAAAATTGAGTAACTCTACAAATAACTCGCTTTATGATGTATCCATTTATATGCAAGCCATTACACACAGAAATTGCATTCTTGAGATATTCTACTgcaaataactcgattttaccGGAGTTCGATTTTGTGCGAGGTAGCCATATACAGTtggattcctcttggactgcatctggaccagtccaaatatATGGGCTGGGTGGGTGCATGTGTACAACGTAACTCGATTTTCCAAATCTCGAGGAATTTGAATTCGTGTGATTATCCACTGCACAGAACTCGATTCAAGTAGAATCGAGTATTGTGGCAGGCCTACCTTTAAACTTCGATTCGTCTTGGACTGcatctggaccagtccaaatatcTGGGGGCCCAGAAAAATAACTCTAGTTATGTATAATCGAGTTATTTGAAATTAACTCGTTGTCTGCAACATCGAGTTATGAGAAAGCTGTTCCACCATTAACTAGATTCTTGTTATTTGTGctacacataactcgatttacGGACAGTCGGTTTATGTGCAAGCCCTTGTGCTGAACATTtgattgcatgtaactcgatttccggaaaatcgagttatatggaCATTACAATCTATTACCCATTTTTATTAACTCTTCCCCAGTTTTGCAGAACTTGCAGTTGTCCGAAATTACATCTTCGATTGCTCTCACTTCATCCGGCTAGAACCCACAATTTCCCGCGCAAATTCGTCGAGGATTTTACATAGTAAGACTCTTTTAACGGTTGCTGTCTTTGAAATTACACATTGTTGGTGcattattctcaaattttgcattttgatgcTTCACACTTCTATGTCTATGTCTATGAAGattgtgatgaaattgggtgtttGGATAGTCAAATGCATTGTTGTTAGTAAGGTTGCCTATGTCATAGGTTGTCTTCCTTCCACAAAATGAACTTGCCAGTGGCTCCATATGTGTGTGGTATAGATATATGTTGGTTGTATGTCTAAACTGTACATTgtgcaatttattttctgttttttgtagAAGCTGGTGAAACTTACTACATGTAGCTACGATGGTATGATATATGTCAGTTCCTAAATCCACTTGTATGTTTCCTATATAATAAGACTTCTGTTATATACTCTAGGTCTCTAACTTCAAATTATTGACTCGGACCAAAATGCATTACAATTATTGCACCAACTAAACAACCCGTGAATAAgaatattgttttttcattgtGTTGTTGTAAACTGCTCTAGACAGTATATTGTGTGCATGATTTTCTACACATGGTATCTGGTtactcttcaatttttgttctctGCTTCAAACTTCATTTTGGTTCTGTTTTTGTGTGAGCTAATCGTGTTTGCACTACTGACCATCGATTAGTTATGGGTTCGAAGAGGACTAAGAGGGGAAAATGCAAAGCTGCATCCGAACCTGAAGTGGTGTTTGATCAATTAAGGTTCCTCACGCCAGAAAATGAGCAAACCTTTGAAACCTTGATTAAGAGTAGGCGTATTTGGGGAGAAAGGCAAATCAATTTACAGGAACTGCATCCTTTTGTTCGTGAGAATCTACAGTCTAGGCATTGGCTGTCCCTATGTACAAACATACAACCCCCTCCAGCTGACTTGATTAGAGAATTCTATTCAAATCTATCGGTGCATGAGGATCTTAGTGGTCACAAGGTGGCATCGTCCATACGTGGTGTACCGTTTACAATAACTAGGGAGCATGTATCTAAAGCCCTTGATGTACCTATAATTTGTACACCTACTTATCCAAACTCTATGTCTCCTCGTATTGATGATGTTATGGATGTTCATTGTGGACGATCAAACAATCGGGATTCTGGCCGAAGTATTAGCTCAAGTGAGTTGACTGAGCTTAATTATATCTTCTTTAGGATAgcttgtcacaacattttccctATCACTCATATCCATACAATCCCTGTAGACAGGTGTATCTTGCTTTACGCCCTTGTCACCAATAgttccatttgttttccttcccttttcatCGAAACCATTGTGAAGGTGCGTAGGAGCAAGTATAAGAGGCATGCTTTGTTTTTCCCAGTTCTCATCCATAGGGTCCtcaaatatttaggattaaagaaCTTTCCTTCCCACGAGTTGGTTCACATCCAAGCCTTTATAGGAGCCAAATTTCTGAAACAGCGAACTGCCCAAAAGAAGGTTGTCGACCTCAGTGTTGGTCCACCCAACAGACCACGAGTACGGTCTACTACTCGAGATGTTCAAGATGAGGACATGCATGGGGATCCCACATCTGTTGTTGCCgaggatggtgatgatgagaTAGATGTTGACACTGTTGATGCAGCGCATACATGCCCTCTTCCTCCCTCTACTGGAGATGTTCAAGATGAGGACATGCATGGGGATCCCACATCTGTTGTTGCCgaggatggtgatgatgagaTAGATGTTGACACTGTTGATGCAGCGCATACATGccctcttcctccctctcttcATGCTATGATGGAAACCATTATGACGACTCAGGCAACCCATGGTCAGCTTCTACATGGTCTTCTTGCCGAGGTTGGAGCTATGCGAGCGGACTTAGCTCACTATAGACGTCCTGTTCCACCTTCTACACCATCTGACTCTTGATGATTCACATTGGGTATTGTACCCAAGGGGGGGACAATTTTCAGTTCGTGGTTGCTATAACATATTTGGAGAATTGTATGACAGttctatattttgttattttagtggCAATTTGAAGAACATGGTATCCGTTGAAAgtaatttgatatattaataTGATGGTTAGTTTCATGCCCATCATTACTATCATTAGTATTATTGAAATGGATGTAATGGtctaagaattttttatgttattatgtgATTCTATATAATATCAAGTAGATCCAAGTTTGTGtgtaaataacatttatttcataattctgTACGACGCTCACGTGTTTTTAgattatagtaattattaatacAAATGGAAGGTTTGTGAAAGCACAATTCGTTTACAGGTTTTGATATTAACGATGAACCACCTAGGAGATTTTCCTTGGAACAATGGCTGA is a genomic window of Quercus lobata isolate SW786 chromosome 2, ValleyOak3.0 Primary Assembly, whole genome shotgun sequence containing:
- the LOC115972773 gene encoding B3 domain-containing transcription factor VRN1-like, with amino-acid sequence MASEWRRDNDDGPADRSPHFFKIILPNAVQEGKLRIPDKFVQKFGVDMSDMAFLTIPNGRKWKVKLTQHAGGVWFQNGWSEFASSHGVAVGHLLVFKYEGNSQFDVLIFDATATEIDYSLDDELQVHRIEDDESDDSSVEIIKHFYRGEGSSLNSLPQDIINYLPRDRFTKDYTKASILPVKLQIVDRLWPVKLYIYERSGGSSYVVSAGWFAFVRENSLQVGDVCVFELIMRDGVVLNVHIFKCQD